One window of the Lepidochelys kempii isolate rLepKem1 chromosome 23, rLepKem1.hap2, whole genome shotgun sequence genome contains the following:
- the LOC140902233 gene encoding leukocyte immunoglobulin-like receptor subfamily A member 2 isoform X3, with product MAFAFTVLFLGCWLAGRSGTSGGMGTTQGEFACTQSSAPQEIQSEGTSHPAAPPNCARGAGGSPGERISQSSARRKHGGSYICRYSHRTGPTRYSEPSDPVQIIVADPSLPRPSISLSPTGVTAPGADVTIRCQGQRRDVRFFLHKAGDLNPPRHMDPAGDGAEFRIPTVGRQHGGSYGCSYRPRSEPFVSSQPSHPVQLVVADPTLPKPSVSVCPSRGFATQEPVAMSYPSDPSLLGVRDYTGGNIVRLALSAGVLLALALILAKAAHSWRRGGR from the exons ATGGCATTTGCTTTCACAGTCCTCTTCCTCG GCTGCTGGCTCGCTGGGCGGAGCGGGACGTCAGGAG GGATGGGCACCACACAGGGAGAATTCGCCTGCACTCAAAGCTCTGCCCCCCAGGAAATACAGAGTGAAGGCACCAGCCACCCCGCAGCACCCCCGAACTGTGCCCGGGGAGCTGGCGGTAGCCCAGGGGAACGGATCAGTCAGAGCAG CGCCAGACGGAAACACGGGGGCAGCTACATCTGTCGTTATAGCCACAGAACAGGACCAACCCGCTACTCGGAGCCTAGTGACCCTGTGCAGATCATTGTAGCAG ATCCCAGCCTGCCCAGACCCTCCATCTCTCTGAGCCCCACTGGGGTCACCGCCCCAGGGGCAGACGTCACCATCCGGTGTCAGGGGCAGCGGCGGGACGTGAGGTTCTTCCTGCACAAGGCTGGAGACCTGAACCCGCCACGACACATGGACCCTGCTGGGGACGGGGCCGAGTTCCGCATCCCCACCGTGGGCCGGCAGCACGGAGGGAGCTACGGCTGCAGCTACCGGCCCCGGTCAGAGCCCTTCGTCTCCTCGCAGCCCAGCCACCCCGTGCAGCTGGTGGTAGCAG ATCCCACTCTGCCCAAGCCCTCCGTCTCTGTCTGCCCCAGCCGGGGGTTCGCCACGCAGGAGCCGGTCGCCATGTCCTACCCCAGTGACCCTTCATTGCTGGGGGTGAGAG ATTACACCGGGGGCAACATCGTCCGCCTGGCCCTGAGTGCCGGGGTCCTGCTGGCCCTGGCGCTGATCCTGGCCAAGGCTGCCCACAGCTGGAGGAGGGGCGGACGGTAG
- the LOC140902233 gene encoding osteoclast-associated immunoglobulin-like receptor isoform X2 encodes MAFAFTVLFLGCWLAGRSGTSGEGSRPKPSICVSPGGVIPMGGNVTIRCWHQGRGMRFLLYKDGDGNHLTYTDPASYVAEFPIPSARRKHGGSYICRYSHRTGPTRYSEPSDPVQIIVADPSLPRPSISLSPTGVTAPGADVTIRCQGQRRDVRFFLHKAGDLNPPRHMDPAGDGAEFRIPTVGRQHGGSYGCSYRPRSEPFVSSQPSHPVQLVVADPTLPKPSVSVCPSRGFATQEPVAMSYPSDPSLLGVRDYTGGNIVRLALSAGVLLALALILAKAAHSWRRGGR; translated from the exons ATGGCATTTGCTTTCACAGTCCTCTTCCTCG GCTGCTGGCTCGCTGGGCGGAGCGGGACGTCAGGAG AGGGGTCCCGCCCCAAACCCTCCATCTGCGTCAGCCCCGGTGGGGTGATCCCCATGGGGGGAAACGTCACCATCCGGTGTTGGCATCAGGGCCGGGGCATGAGGTTCCTCCTCTACAAGGATGGAGACGGGAACCATCTGACGTACACGGACCCTGCTAGTTATGTGGCTGAATTTCCCATCCCCAGCGCCAGACGGAAACACGGGGGCAGCTACATCTGTCGTTATAGCCACAGAACAGGACCAACCCGCTACTCGGAGCCTAGTGACCCTGTGCAGATCATTGTAGCAG ATCCCAGCCTGCCCAGACCCTCCATCTCTCTGAGCCCCACTGGGGTCACCGCCCCAGGGGCAGACGTCACCATCCGGTGTCAGGGGCAGCGGCGGGACGTGAGGTTCTTCCTGCACAAGGCTGGAGACCTGAACCCGCCACGACACATGGACCCTGCTGGGGACGGGGCCGAGTTCCGCATCCCCACCGTGGGCCGGCAGCACGGAGGGAGCTACGGCTGCAGCTACCGGCCCCGGTCAGAGCCCTTCGTCTCCTCGCAGCCCAGCCACCCCGTGCAGCTGGTGGTAGCAG ATCCCACTCTGCCCAAGCCCTCCGTCTCTGTCTGCCCCAGCCGGGGGTTCGCCACGCAGGAGCCGGTCGCCATGTCCTACCCCAGTGACCCTTCATTGCTGGGGGTGAGAG ATTACACCGGGGGCAACATCGTCCGCCTGGCCCTGAGTGCCGGGGTCCTGCTGGCCCTGGCGCTGATCCTGGCCAAGGCTGCCCACAGCTGGAGGAGGGGCGGACGGTAG
- the LOC140902233 gene encoding osteoclast-associated immunoglobulin-like receptor isoform X4 — MKESETGNLLPPAVSLPGCEPGAGPAPRDGPRGGVGGVVRRWSNRRAEDCTRRTRFVSPPLTACLFVNPEGSRPKPSICVSPGGVIPMGGNVTIRCWHQGRGMRFLLYKDGDGNHLTYTDPASYVAEFPIPSARRKHGGSYICRYSHRTGPTRYSEPSDPVQIIVADPSLPRPSISLSPTGVTAPGADVTIRCQGQRRDVRFFLHKAGDLNPPRHMDPAGDGAEFRIPTVGRQHGGSYGCSYRPRSHSAQALRLCLPQPGVRHAGAGRHVLPQ, encoded by the exons ATGAAGGAATCTGAGACTGGAAATCTCCTTccccctgctgtgtctctccctggctgtgagccaggggcagggcctgcaccCAGGGACGggccccggggtggggtggggggggtggtaAGACGCTGGAGCAACAGACGGGCAGAGGATTGCACCAGACGGACGCGGTTTGTGTCACCCCCACTTACTGCCTGTTTGTTTGTGAATCCAGAGGGGTCCCGCCCCAAACCCTCCATCTGCGTCAGCCCCGGTGGGGTGATCCCCATGGGGGGAAACGTCACCATCCGGTGTTGGCATCAGGGCCGGGGCATGAGGTTCCTCCTCTACAAGGATGGAGACGGGAACCATCTGACGTACACGGACCCTGCTAGTTATGTGGCTGAATTTCCCATCCCCAGCGCCAGACGGAAACACGGGGGCAGCTACATCTGTCGTTATAGCCACAGAACAGGACCAACCCGCTACTCGGAGCCTAGTGACCCTGTGCAGATCATTGTAGCAG ATCCCAGCCTGCCCAGACCCTCCATCTCTCTGAGCCCCACTGGGGTCACCGCCCCAGGGGCAGACGTCACCATCCGGTGTCAGGGGCAGCGGCGGGACGTGAGGTTCTTCCTGCACAAGGCTGGAGACCTGAACCCGCCACGACACATGGACCCTGCTGGGGACGGGGCCGAGTTCCGCATCCCCACCGTGGGCCGGCAGCACGGAGGGAGCTACGGCTGCAGCTACCGGCCCCG ATCCCACTCTGCCCAAGCCCTCCGTCTCTGTCTGCCCCAGCCGGGGGTTCGCCACGCAGGAGCCGGTCGCCATGTCCTACCCCAGTGA
- the LOC140902233 gene encoding osteoclast-associated immunoglobulin-like receptor isoform X1, translating to MKESETGNLLPPAVSLPGCEPGAGPAPRDGPRGGVGGVVRRWSNRRAEDCTRRTRFVSPPLTACLFVNPEGSRPKPSICVSPGGVIPMGGNVTIRCWHQGRGMRFLLYKDGDGNHLTYTDPASYVAEFPIPSARRKHGGSYICRYSHRTGPTRYSEPSDPVQIIVADPSLPRPSISLSPTGVTAPGADVTIRCQGQRRDVRFFLHKAGDLNPPRHMDPAGDGAEFRIPTVGRQHGGSYGCSYRPRSEPFVSSQPSHPVQLVVADPTLPKPSVSVCPSRGFATQEPVAMSYPSDPSLLGVRDYTGGNIVRLALSAGVLLALALILAKAAHSWRRGGR from the exons ATGAAGGAATCTGAGACTGGAAATCTCCTTccccctgctgtgtctctccctggctgtgagccaggggcagggcctgcaccCAGGGACGggccccggggtggggtggggggggtggtaAGACGCTGGAGCAACAGACGGGCAGAGGATTGCACCAGACGGACGCGGTTTGTGTCACCCCCACTTACTGCCTGTTTGTTTGTGAATCCAGAGGGGTCCCGCCCCAAACCCTCCATCTGCGTCAGCCCCGGTGGGGTGATCCCCATGGGGGGAAACGTCACCATCCGGTGTTGGCATCAGGGCCGGGGCATGAGGTTCCTCCTCTACAAGGATGGAGACGGGAACCATCTGACGTACACGGACCCTGCTAGTTATGTGGCTGAATTTCCCATCCCCAGCGCCAGACGGAAACACGGGGGCAGCTACATCTGTCGTTATAGCCACAGAACAGGACCAACCCGCTACTCGGAGCCTAGTGACCCTGTGCAGATCATTGTAGCAG ATCCCAGCCTGCCCAGACCCTCCATCTCTCTGAGCCCCACTGGGGTCACCGCCCCAGGGGCAGACGTCACCATCCGGTGTCAGGGGCAGCGGCGGGACGTGAGGTTCTTCCTGCACAAGGCTGGAGACCTGAACCCGCCACGACACATGGACCCTGCTGGGGACGGGGCCGAGTTCCGCATCCCCACCGTGGGCCGGCAGCACGGAGGGAGCTACGGCTGCAGCTACCGGCCCCGGTCAGAGCCCTTCGTCTCCTCGCAGCCCAGCCACCCCGTGCAGCTGGTGGTAGCAG ATCCCACTCTGCCCAAGCCCTCCGTCTCTGTCTGCCCCAGCCGGGGGTTCGCCACGCAGGAGCCGGTCGCCATGTCCTACCCCAGTGACCCTTCATTGCTGGGGGTGAGAG ATTACACCGGGGGCAACATCGTCCGCCTGGCCCTGAGTGCCGGGGTCCTGCTGGCCCTGGCGCTGATCCTGGCCAAGGCTGCCCACAGCTGGAGGAGGGGCGGACGGTAG
- the LOC140902233 gene encoding platelet glycoprotein VI-like isoform X6 translates to MKESETGNLLPPAVSLPGCEPGAGPAPRDGPRGGVGGVVRRWSNRRAEDCTRRTRFVSPPLTACLFVNPEGSRPKPSICVSPGGVIPMGGNVTIRCWHQGRGMRFLLYKDGDGNHLTYTDPASYVAEFPIPSARRKHGGSYICRYSHRTGPTRYSEPSDPVQIIVADPTLPKPSVSVCPSRGFATQEPVAMSYPSDPSLLGVRDYTGGNIVRLALSAGVLLALALILAKAAHSWRRGGR, encoded by the exons ATGAAGGAATCTGAGACTGGAAATCTCCTTccccctgctgtgtctctccctggctgtgagccaggggcagggcctgcaccCAGGGACGggccccggggtggggtggggggggtggtaAGACGCTGGAGCAACAGACGGGCAGAGGATTGCACCAGACGGACGCGGTTTGTGTCACCCCCACTTACTGCCTGTTTGTTTGTGAATCCAGAGGGGTCCCGCCCCAAACCCTCCATCTGCGTCAGCCCCGGTGGGGTGATCCCCATGGGGGGAAACGTCACCATCCGGTGTTGGCATCAGGGCCGGGGCATGAGGTTCCTCCTCTACAAGGATGGAGACGGGAACCATCTGACGTACACGGACCCTGCTAGTTATGTGGCTGAATTTCCCATCCCCAGCGCCAGACGGAAACACGGGGGCAGCTACATCTGTCGTTATAGCCACAGAACAGGACCAACCCGCTACTCGGAGCCTAGTGACCCTGTGCAGATCATTGTAGCAG ATCCCACTCTGCCCAAGCCCTCCGTCTCTGTCTGCCCCAGCCGGGGGTTCGCCACGCAGGAGCCGGTCGCCATGTCCTACCCCAGTGACCCTTCATTGCTGGGGGTGAGAG ATTACACCGGGGGCAACATCGTCCGCCTGGCCCTGAGTGCCGGGGTCCTGCTGGCCCTGGCGCTGATCCTGGCCAAGGCTGCCCACAGCTGGAGGAGGGGCGGACGGTAG
- the LOC140902233 gene encoding osteoclast-associated immunoglobulin-like receptor isoform X5, producing MGGNVTIRCWHQGRGMRFLLYKDGDGNHLTYTDPASYVAEFPIPSARRKHGGSYICRYSHRTGPTRYSEPSDPVQIIVADPSLPRPSISLSPTGVTAPGADVTIRCQGQRRDVRFFLHKAGDLNPPRHMDPAGDGAEFRIPTVGRQHGGSYGCSYRPRSEPFVSSQPSHPVQLVVADPTLPKPSVSVCPSRGFATQEPVAMSYPSDPSLLGVRDYTGGNIVRLALSAGVLLALALILAKAAHSWRRGGR from the exons ATGGGGGGAAACGTCACCATCCGGTGTTGGCATCAGGGCCGGGGCATGAGGTTCCTCCTCTACAAGGATGGAGACGGGAACCATCTGACGTACACGGACCCTGCTAGTTATGTGGCTGAATTTCCCATCCCCAGCGCCAGACGGAAACACGGGGGCAGCTACATCTGTCGTTATAGCCACAGAACAGGACCAACCCGCTACTCGGAGCCTAGTGACCCTGTGCAGATCATTGTAGCAG ATCCCAGCCTGCCCAGACCCTCCATCTCTCTGAGCCCCACTGGGGTCACCGCCCCAGGGGCAGACGTCACCATCCGGTGTCAGGGGCAGCGGCGGGACGTGAGGTTCTTCCTGCACAAGGCTGGAGACCTGAACCCGCCACGACACATGGACCCTGCTGGGGACGGGGCCGAGTTCCGCATCCCCACCGTGGGCCGGCAGCACGGAGGGAGCTACGGCTGCAGCTACCGGCCCCGGTCAGAGCCCTTCGTCTCCTCGCAGCCCAGCCACCCCGTGCAGCTGGTGGTAGCAG ATCCCACTCTGCCCAAGCCCTCCGTCTCTGTCTGCCCCAGCCGGGGGTTCGCCACGCAGGAGCCGGTCGCCATGTCCTACCCCAGTGACCCTTCATTGCTGGGGGTGAGAG ATTACACCGGGGGCAACATCGTCCGCCTGGCCCTGAGTGCCGGGGTCCTGCTGGCCCTGGCGCTGATCCTGGCCAAGGCTGCCCACAGCTGGAGGAGGGGCGGACGGTAG